Proteins encoded by one window of Fusarium graminearum PH-1 chromosome 1, whole genome shotgun sequence:
- a CDS encoding ribonuclease Trv, producing the protein MSSLQILSLLTAATSVVALAGTPNVYANSRRGSCYGEASSDDACCYLSPARLLQTQVWDTRPVSGPLDSWTIHGLWPIHNDGSIPHNCDTNRTYTNITQILYHAGAEDIVEEMNKLWESADGDNEGLWQDQWVAHGTCFSSLNRECYGRNYEEAEEAVPYFQKTVSLFKRLPTYEWLRDAGIIPSYSMLYQLSDIQEALERQHGSRVSLRCAGQRLHEIGYHFNVTGTLQDGYFTDSGAIGHWNDCPDLILYEPKGESKKAIFKFETFHPHTSTDVEDL; encoded by the exons ATGAGTTCACTTCAGATTCTATCGCTTCTTACAGCAGCCACGTCTGTGGTAGCTCTCGCTGGAACACCAAATGTTTACGCCAACAGTCGTCGGGGTTCATGCTACGGAGAAGCATCTTCTGACGATGCTTGCTGCTACCTTTCTCCAGCAAGGCTTTTACAAACCCAAGTCTGGGACACAAGACCCGTTTCTGGACCTCTAG ATTCATGGACCATTCACGGACTTTGGCCCATCCATAACGATGGCTCCATTCCCCACAACTGCGATACCAACCGCACATACACAAACATTACACAAATTCTTTATCACGCCGGTGCTGAAGATATCgtggaagagatgaataAACTTTGGGAATCTGCAGACGGGGATAATGAAGGTCTCTGGCAAGACCAGTGGGTCGCCCACGGTACATGCTTCAGCAGTCTAAACCGCGAATGCTACGGCCGTAACTACgaagaagccgaagaagcCGTACCCTATTTCCAAAAGACGGTTTCACTTTTCAAGCGTCTCCCAACGTACGAGTGGCTGCGCGATGCTGGCATCATTCCTTCGTACTCCATGTTGTACCAGCTGTCAGATATCCAAGAGGCCCTGGAACGGCAACATGGGTCCCGCGTATCACTTCGCTGTGCTGGTCAACGACTCCATGAAATTGGTTATCACTTCAACGTTACAGGGACACTGCAAGATGGTTACTTTACTGACTCAGGTGCCATTGGTCACTGGAACGACTGTCCTGATCTGATTCTGTATGAACCCAAAGGAGAGAGCAAAAAGGCCATTTTTAAGTTTGAGACGTTTCATCCGCATACGTCTACAGACGTGGAGGACTTGTAG